The Hemicordylus capensis ecotype Gifberg chromosome 6, rHemCap1.1.pri, whole genome shotgun sequence genome window below encodes:
- the LOC128330018 gene encoding receptor activity-modifying protein 1-like isoform X2, with product MLNGTSLPLCGSTLLTYDDFEDEISYWYPDEDELFEEENQTGDCGDTYYDRIALYCWPKFHAAITSIAESNQCLWETIGSIYGELALCTGLVAEGMGCPLSSPTLDTFFIRIHAEYFANCTLPTDTSDHRPPTGTVIALAALPVCLVPLSVALTLCKA from the exons ATGTTAAATGGAACGTCCCTGCCACTATGCG gcAGCACACTACTGACCTATGATGACTTTGAAGATGAAA TTTCCTACTGGTATCCGGATGAAGATG AGCTTTTTGAAGAGGAGAACCAAACCGGTGACTGTGGAGATACCTACTATGATCGGATAGCCTTGTACTGCTGGCCCAAGTTTCATGCTGCCATTACATCTATAGCTGAGAGCAATCAGTGTCTCTGGGAAACGATTGGCAG CATATACGGTGAGCTTGCCCTCTGCACTGGGCTGGTGGCCGAAGGCATGGGCTGTCCTTTGTCCAGCCCCACCCTGGATACCTTCTTCATTAGAATCCACGCTGAATATTTTGCCAACTGCACTTTACCCACTGACACCTCTGACCATAGGCCACCCACAGGAACGGTCATTGCCTTAGCTGCCCTGCCTGTTTGTCTGGTGCCTCTCTCTGTTGCCCTCACTCTCTGCAAGGCCTGA
- the LOC128330018 gene encoding receptor activity-modifying protein 1-like isoform X1, producing MSCSAWYCVLVLLFHRGSTLLTYDDFEDEISYWYPDEDELFEEENQTGDCGDTYYDRIALYCWPKFHAAITSIAESNQCLWETIGSIYGELALCTGLVAEGMGCPLSSPTLDTFFIRIHAEYFANCTLPTDTSDHRPPTGTVIALAALPVCLVPLSVALTLCKA from the exons ATGTCTTGTTCTGCCTGGTATTGTGTTCTGGTTTTGCTTTTCCACAGAG gcAGCACACTACTGACCTATGATGACTTTGAAGATGAAA TTTCCTACTGGTATCCGGATGAAGATG AGCTTTTTGAAGAGGAGAACCAAACCGGTGACTGTGGAGATACCTACTATGATCGGATAGCCTTGTACTGCTGGCCCAAGTTTCATGCTGCCATTACATCTATAGCTGAGAGCAATCAGTGTCTCTGGGAAACGATTGGCAG CATATACGGTGAGCTTGCCCTCTGCACTGGGCTGGTGGCCGAAGGCATGGGCTGTCCTTTGTCCAGCCCCACCCTGGATACCTTCTTCATTAGAATCCACGCTGAATATTTTGCCAACTGCACTTTACCCACTGACACCTCTGACCATAGGCCACCCACAGGAACGGTCATTGCCTTAGCTGCCCTGCCTGTTTGTCTGGTGCCTCTCTCTGTTGCCCTCACTCTCTGCAAGGCCTGA